The nucleotide sequence GGCCAGAATGGGCACGTTCCGGTTCAGGTAACGGCGGATGAGGGCTCCACTCAGCGGCTCAAAGCGGATACGACCACCGAGTTTGAGATATTCTTCGTAGGCGGCACAGGCCAGTTTGAGCTTTTCGGAACGGCGCACCTTGCGTTGGGCCGCGAGCTTGGCGACCAGCGCGGTGGCGTCCAAGCCGAACCAAGTCGGATCGAAGACCTGCAGGTTGTAGGAATAAATCGTGGCCTGATAACCGCGCCGAAGCGCATCGGTGGCGAGCAACACGCCCAACGTGCCGCCCGTCTCCAGCTTCGGCACCTCTTTGATGAGTCGCGGCAACGGAATCTCTTCACCGAAATAGCGATAGATGGCGTGGAGGCAGGTGGGGCCGCAGGTGGTATCATCCGGTTGCGGAAGGGTCTCGAGAGCGAGAGAATGCCGGGGAGGCGAAGCTGATGCAGACATGTAAGTCGTCGAACGGTGGATAGCACATCCATCCCCCGATCCACGCTAAAATTCGCAAGATCTTTGTAATCGATCCAATCGAGTCGCCCAGCGTGGAGAGGCTCGACCTGAGCCCGATATCCGCCCACCGTCGCACCACCATGAAACATCCCTTCGTTTCGTTGCTCGTCGCTGGTGGTTGCCTGGTGTTGGTCGGCT is from Synoicihabitans lomoniglobus and encodes:
- a CDS encoding C39 family peptidase, which encodes MSASASPPRHSLALETLPQPDDTTCGPTCLHAIYRYFGEEIPLPRLIKEVPKLETGGTLGVLLATDALRRGYQATIYSYNLQVFDPTWFGLDATALVAKLAAQRKVRRSEKLKLACAAYEEYLKLGGRIRFEPLSGALIRRYLNRNVPILAGLSSTYLYQAMREHGPNDDDDDLRGNPSGHFVVMSGYDRKERLVHIADPLQSNPHSQTRRYAIDINRVLSSVLLGVLTYDANLMVIHPPSHA